In one window of Pirellulales bacterium DNA:
- a CDS encoding dockerin type I domain-containing protein: MQAAKTSTLWLISMAILGAWSAAPAAATLWSGPDLTYAQPAPDPTDPANQDRLAPNVWLTRAATQGLFNVASETFYTHDSSPADTEWAYGDLANYASLSFSPWEIWNGKNPPSMVDQSAVLHLISENIYLSIEFTSWGGPGGGFSYVRSTPLVGDFNQDGHVDAADIPAMELALANLPSYESTYSVTETALPSFSDINGDGKFNNPDLQALLNSLQSGGGSLLAVPEPSCAVLFGLASAICLCWRCGAKERQQ, translated from the coding sequence ATGCAAGCGGCAAAAACCAGCACGCTGTGGTTGATCTCAATGGCCATCCTGGGCGCGTGGTCGGCCGCACCTGCCGCCGCGACACTTTGGTCGGGCCCCGATCTCACTTACGCTCAGCCCGCACCTGATCCAACCGACCCGGCAAATCAAGATCGCCTCGCGCCAAACGTTTGGCTCACCCGAGCAGCAACGCAAGGTTTATTCAACGTAGCGAGTGAGACTTTCTACACCCACGATTCCAGCCCGGCCGATACGGAATGGGCGTACGGCGATTTGGCAAATTATGCTTCTCTGAGTTTTAGCCCGTGGGAAATTTGGAACGGGAAAAATCCGCCTTCGATGGTCGATCAATCGGCCGTTTTGCATTTGATTTCGGAAAACATTTATCTGTCGATCGAATTCACTTCCTGGGGAGGCCCAGGTGGAGGCTTTTCTTACGTCCGCTCCACACCGCTGGTGGGCGATTTCAATCAAGACGGACACGTCGACGCCGCCGATATTCCGGCAATGGAGCTGGCGCTGGCCAATCTTCCGTCCTATGAATCGACCTACAGCGTCACCGAGACCGCCCTTCCCAGCTTCAGCGATATCAATGGCGATGGCAAATTCAATAATCCCGATTTGCAAGCGTTGCTGAACTCACTCCAATCTGGCGGCGGCTCTCTGCTGGCCGTGCCGGAGCCCTCTTGTGCGGTGTTGTTCGGACTGGCTTCCGCCATTTGCCTGTGCTGGCGATGTGGAGCGAAGGAGCGTCAACAATAG
- a CDS encoding HAD family hydrolase, with protein MAAFIFDLDGTLVDTAYAHVSAWQQALHEAGLEVDAWRIHRRIGMSGGLLLHALSDELDCQVTSDQAQKIDHRHCELFRQTRAQCRPLRGAVKLLRYLKEQLIPFGIATSGTRPGIDPSLKCLGIEEGVVVVTGKKVSHPKPEPDALLACQQQLGAEKEDCFVVGDAVWDLLAAGRARMFSIGLLSGGYGATELFEAGAYRVFSDPAHLQESLYQLGIGT; from the coding sequence ATGGCGGCATTCATTTTTGATCTTGATGGGACGCTCGTCGATACGGCGTATGCCCATGTGTCGGCCTGGCAGCAAGCATTGCATGAGGCCGGCCTGGAAGTCGACGCCTGGCGCATCCACAGGCGAATTGGCATGAGCGGCGGATTGCTCCTGCACGCCCTGTCGGATGAATTGGATTGCCAAGTTACCTCCGACCAGGCCCAAAAGATCGACCATCGACATTGCGAATTATTCCGCCAAACGAGAGCGCAGTGTCGGCCCTTGCGGGGCGCGGTCAAGCTGCTTCGATACTTGAAAGAACAATTGATCCCGTTTGGAATTGCGACCTCCGGAACACGTCCGGGAATTGATCCGTCGCTTAAGTGCCTGGGAATTGAAGAGGGCGTGGTGGTTGTGACTGGCAAGAAAGTTTCGCATCCCAAGCCGGAACCGGACGCACTGCTAGCTTGCCAACAACAGCTCGGCGCGGAGAAAGAGGATTGCTTCGTAGTAGGCGATGCCGTTTGGGACTTGTTGGCGGCTGGTCGAGCCAGAATGTTCAGTATCGGATTGCTCAGCGGTGGCTACGGCGCCACGGAGCTATTCGAAGCCGGCGCCTATCGGGTATTCTCGGACCCGGCCCATTTGCAGGAATCATTATACCAACTGGGCATCGGCACCTGA
- a CDS encoding inorganic diphosphatase, which yields MRNVTPVDDRKKLLNVIVETPKGRRNKFKYDEARDCFKLSKVLPAGTAFPFDFGFLPQTAAPDGDPLDVVLLMDEQAFPGCLVQARVIGIIQAEQGRNGRRIRNDRIIAVAAAETNYKKLRSHRDIDPRLLTEYEHFFVSYHSLKGKKYHIRGVHGPRLAMRILKRARQRFHKTK from the coding sequence ATGCGAAATGTCACTCCCGTTGATGATCGGAAAAAGTTATTAAATGTGATTGTGGAAACGCCCAAAGGCAGGCGCAATAAATTCAAGTACGACGAGGCCCGGGACTGTTTCAAGCTGTCGAAGGTGTTGCCCGCGGGCACGGCATTTCCTTTCGATTTTGGTTTCCTGCCACAAACGGCCGCCCCCGACGGCGACCCTTTGGACGTGGTGCTGTTAATGGACGAGCAGGCATTTCCCGGCTGTCTGGTCCAGGCCAGGGTGATCGGCATCATCCAGGCGGAGCAAGGCAGGAACGGGCGAAGAATTAGAAACGATCGGATCATCGCCGTGGCGGCCGCAGAAACAAACTACAAGAAACTACGATCGCACCGCGACATCGATCCCCGATTATTGACCGAGTACGAACACTTTTTTGTTTCCTACCATTCCCTGAAAGGGAAAAAATATCACATCCGCGGCGTGCATGGTCCGAGGCTCGCCATGCGCATCCTCAAGAGAGCCAGGCAACGATTCCACAAAACGAAATAG
- a CDS encoding TolC family protein: MRIVLIWMLLACVPAVVCAQGNPGTMDVPAIVNVPAIVPLPPVVPQVSSAGLIPVLQSQSPTEIVPPGRPSGSPAIFTLADLEGIALTNNPSLATARARIQAAKGEWLQVGLPPNPTGGYSAAEIGDEGKAGQQGGVIGQEIVLGHKLKLNRAVASQDIKRAEQEWEAQRLRVINDVRIQFYNVLIAQQKVQLAEKLVGIGQQGTEAAQNLYKAQEVGLADVLQARIEASTARIMAENAGNEQLTAWRILTAALGMPDLTVTPLAGDMREGIARIGWPGALQKILASSPELAAAQANVERARYAIDRARAEPIPNVNLQVTGQHDNATSDNIVGVQAVLPIPVWNRNQGGISKAEAEFAAAKSEVARTQLALQQRLAVVYGRYANAFQQVQRYEQDILPDAQSSLDLVNAGYKQSQFSYLNLLTAQRTYFQTNLAYLDALRQLRESAVEIDGLLLRGSLQQGE; the protein is encoded by the coding sequence ATGAGAATTGTCTTAATATGGATGCTGCTAGCGTGCGTACCAGCGGTGGTATGCGCACAAGGCAATCCAGGGACAATGGATGTTCCTGCGATTGTGAATGTTCCTGCGATTGTCCCCTTGCCGCCAGTGGTGCCGCAGGTTTCCTCGGCTGGATTGATCCCAGTGCTGCAAAGCCAATCGCCAACAGAAATCGTGCCGCCCGGCAGGCCCAGCGGCAGTCCTGCAATTTTCACGCTCGCAGACCTGGAAGGCATTGCGCTAACGAATAATCCCTCGCTGGCGACGGCCCGTGCCCGCATTCAAGCTGCCAAAGGCGAGTGGCTGCAAGTGGGCTTGCCGCCCAATCCAACCGGCGGCTATTCGGCGGCAGAGATTGGCGACGAAGGAAAAGCGGGTCAACAAGGCGGCGTCATTGGGCAAGAAATTGTTTTAGGCCACAAGCTCAAATTGAATCGCGCCGTGGCCTCGCAAGACATTAAGCGTGCCGAGCAAGAATGGGAAGCCCAGCGGCTTCGCGTAATCAACGACGTTCGCATTCAGTTCTACAACGTCTTAATCGCCCAGCAAAAAGTCCAACTGGCCGAAAAGTTGGTGGGCATCGGGCAGCAAGGAACCGAAGCGGCACAAAATCTTTATAAGGCGCAAGAAGTTGGCCTGGCGGACGTTTTACAAGCGCGGATTGAAGCGAGCACCGCGCGCATCATGGCGGAAAACGCCGGCAATGAGCAGTTGACCGCCTGGAGAATTCTGACCGCGGCCTTAGGAATGCCGGATTTAACCGTCACCCCGCTGGCCGGCGACATGCGGGAAGGCATTGCGAGGATTGGTTGGCCTGGTGCACTGCAAAAGATTCTGGCTTCGAGTCCTGAGTTAGCCGCCGCTCAAGCCAATGTGGAGCGTGCCCGGTATGCAATTGATCGAGCCCGCGCCGAGCCAATTCCGAATGTCAATTTGCAAGTCACAGGGCAGCACGACAATGCTACTTCGGACAACATCGTCGGCGTGCAGGCGGTGTTGCCCATTCCCGTCTGGAATCGGAACCAAGGCGGAATCTCCAAGGCGGAGGCGGAATTTGCCGCCGCCAAAAGTGAAGTGGCCCGAACGCAACTGGCGCTCCAGCAACGACTCGCTGTCGTTTATGGGCGTTATGCAAACGCATTTCAGCAAGTCCAGCGATACGAACAAGACATCCTGCCCGATGCCCAATCATCGCTCGACCTGGTGAATGCGGGCTACAAGCAATCGCAGTTCAGCTACCTCAATCTGTTGACGGCCCAGCGAACTTACTTTCAAACCAATCTCGCCTACCTTGATGCTCTCCGCCAATTGCGCGAAAGCGCGGTAGAAATCGACGGTCTATTATTGCGCGGCAGTTTGCAGCAGGGGGAGTAG
- a CDS encoding CusA/CzcA family heavy metal efflux RND transporter, protein MDLLNRIIDFSLRHRFLVVLGAVVFAVAGSLSLRYLDIDAFPDTTPVQVQINTVAPALGPEEVEQRITFPIEQAIGGLPGLEQMRSISKFGLSQVVVTFKDGTDIYFGRQLINERLATVELAEGIERPKMGPVATGLGEVFHYVVRTAGNDVTQARTIHDWVVKPKMRTVKGAAEINSWGGYEKQYQIRINPTLLVKYALTFDEVVRAVEQNNQNVGGGMVHEGTQAVLVQGVGRTSNLEQLKRIVVTAKDGVPIQVGDVADVTIGSEIRRGAVTADGQGEVVLGLGFMLMGENTHEVTSHMKARLNEIKQTLPANATITPVYDRTQLVDQVINTVKSNLFEGGLLVIAVLFAFLGNLRAAAIVALAIPLSMLFAFCGMLRFGISASLLSLGAIDFGMIVDSSVVMVENCVRHLAHSDNRQRKMVDVVREAAVEVRKPTMFGELIIMIVYLPILTLEGIEGKLFRPMALTVIFALMGSLVLSLTLMPVLASLVLPRRLEEREPLLMRAIKAVYVPILHLAMRFKLVVIGLAAGLMLIAFGIVAPNLGSEFVPRLSEGALAISVVRLTGTTVEDSIKYNTQMERVVLAEFPDEVEHVWSRIGCAEIATDPMGIELTDMFITLKPRSQWQKAHTQADLTDLIEKQLRDLPGQRLEFLQPIEMRMNEMVTGVRSDLAVKLYGDDLDVLVAKGKEIEAILNEIPGSADVASEQVTGQPVLQIKLNQAELARYGVPAKVVTDIIESIGSKPVGEVIEGQLRFPLVIRLPEEMRAGVSGIGSITVPTASGERLPLSRLADIRVLEGPSEIAREWGQRRITVSANVRNRDMGSFVAEAEQKMKEKFTLPPGRYFYEFGGQFEHLERAKTRLFIVVPVSLLLIFGLLYITYQNWIDVLRVFTAVPFGWIGGIFALWIRDMPFSISAAIGFIALSGVAVLDAMILVSYIRQLRARGIPLEQAVEDAATTRLRPVLMTTLVASLGFIPMAFSTGMGAEVQRPLATVVIGGVISAMLMSLLVLRVLYLLFDSPSQGGGRQDDFEELQRLSHSEA, encoded by the coding sequence ATGGATCTTCTCAATCGCATCATTGACTTTTCCTTGCGGCATCGGTTCCTCGTGGTGCTTGGAGCCGTCGTGTTTGCCGTCGCAGGCAGCTTGTCATTGCGCTATCTAGATATCGATGCCTTTCCCGACACCACCCCGGTGCAAGTTCAAATCAACACGGTCGCCCCCGCGTTGGGGCCCGAGGAAGTGGAGCAGCGGATTACGTTTCCCATTGAGCAAGCCATCGGTGGCTTGCCTGGCCTGGAGCAAATGCGCTCGATTTCTAAATTTGGATTGTCGCAAGTGGTGGTGACGTTCAAAGATGGAACTGATATTTATTTCGGCCGCCAGCTCATCAACGAGCGGTTGGCAACCGTCGAGCTGGCCGAAGGCATCGAGCGCCCCAAGATGGGGCCAGTCGCAACCGGGCTGGGCGAAGTATTCCATTACGTCGTTCGCACGGCGGGCAACGACGTAACCCAGGCCCGAACCATTCACGATTGGGTCGTTAAGCCCAAGATGCGAACGGTCAAAGGCGCGGCGGAAATCAATAGCTGGGGAGGCTATGAAAAGCAGTACCAAATTCGCATCAATCCCACGTTGCTCGTCAAATACGCTCTGACGTTCGACGAAGTGGTCCGGGCCGTGGAGCAAAACAATCAGAATGTCGGCGGCGGAATGGTACACGAAGGCACGCAGGCCGTCCTCGTGCAAGGCGTCGGACGAACCAGCAATCTCGAGCAACTGAAACGCATCGTCGTTACGGCCAAAGATGGCGTGCCCATTCAAGTGGGCGACGTGGCCGATGTAACCATTGGCTCGGAAATTCGCCGGGGCGCCGTCACGGCCGATGGCCAAGGCGAAGTGGTCCTGGGCTTGGGCTTCATGCTGATGGGTGAAAACACCCACGAAGTCACGTCCCACATGAAAGCGCGCCTCAATGAAATCAAGCAAACGCTGCCGGCCAACGCCACCATCACGCCGGTTTACGACCGCACCCAGCTGGTCGATCAAGTAATCAACACGGTTAAAAGCAACTTGTTTGAAGGGGGCCTGTTGGTCATCGCCGTCCTGTTCGCCTTTCTCGGAAACTTGCGGGCAGCCGCGATTGTGGCCCTGGCAATTCCGCTTTCCATGCTGTTTGCATTCTGCGGAATGCTGCGATTTGGAATCTCCGCCAGCTTGCTCAGCTTAGGCGCCATCGATTTCGGAATGATTGTCGATAGCTCGGTAGTGATGGTGGAGAATTGCGTTCGCCATCTCGCTCACAGCGACAACCGACAACGCAAAATGGTCGACGTGGTGCGCGAGGCAGCCGTGGAAGTCCGCAAGCCCACCATGTTCGGAGAGCTCATCATTATGATTGTTTACTTGCCGATTCTGACACTGGAAGGAATCGAAGGCAAGCTGTTTCGCCCGATGGCCTTGACCGTGATCTTCGCCTTGATGGGCTCGTTAGTTTTGTCGCTCACGTTGATGCCCGTGCTGGCTAGCCTGGTGCTTCCTCGCCGCCTGGAGGAACGGGAACCGCTCTTGATGCGCGCCATCAAGGCGGTTTATGTGCCAATCTTGCACCTGGCGATGCGGTTCAAGCTCGTCGTCATCGGACTGGCCGCGGGCTTGATGCTGATTGCCTTCGGAATCGTGGCGCCGAACCTCGGCTCCGAATTTGTTCCGCGATTATCGGAAGGCGCCTTGGCAATTAGCGTGGTGCGGCTAACCGGCACCACTGTGGAAGATTCCATCAAGTACAACACGCAAATGGAAAGGGTGGTGCTGGCGGAATTCCCCGATGAAGTCGAGCACGTTTGGAGCCGCATCGGCTGCGCGGAAATTGCGACCGATCCCATGGGCATCGAGCTCACCGACATGTTCATCACGCTAAAGCCCCGCAGCCAGTGGCAGAAAGCGCATACCCAAGCGGACCTGACGGACCTTATCGAGAAGCAACTGCGCGATCTTCCTGGCCAGCGGCTGGAATTTCTACAGCCCATTGAAATGCGCATGAACGAAATGGTTACCGGCGTTCGCTCCGACCTGGCGGTCAAGTTATACGGCGACGATTTAGACGTGCTGGTTGCCAAAGGAAAAGAAATTGAAGCCATTCTGAACGAAATTCCCGGCAGCGCCGACGTCGCCAGCGAGCAAGTCACCGGCCAGCCCGTCTTGCAAATCAAGCTCAACCAAGCGGAATTGGCGCGCTACGGCGTGCCAGCCAAAGTGGTGACCGACATCATCGAGTCGATCGGCTCCAAGCCGGTCGGCGAAGTCATCGAAGGGCAACTGCGGTTTCCTCTGGTAATTCGCTTGCCGGAAGAAATGCGCGCTGGCGTAAGTGGAATTGGCTCGATCACCGTTCCCACGGCCTCCGGCGAGCGGCTGCCGCTCTCGCGCTTGGCCGATATTCGCGTGCTGGAAGGGCCGTCGGAAATTGCCCGCGAATGGGGCCAGCGGCGAATCACCGTTTCCGCCAACGTCCGCAATCGTGACATGGGCAGTTTTGTGGCGGAAGCCGAACAGAAGATGAAAGAAAAATTTACGCTGCCGCCGGGCCGGTATTTCTACGAGTTTGGCGGCCAGTTCGAGCATCTAGAGCGTGCGAAAACTCGGCTCTTCATCGTCGTGCCGGTTTCGCTGTTGTTGATTTTCGGATTGCTGTACATCACTTACCAGAATTGGATCGATGTGCTGCGCGTGTTTACCGCCGTGCCATTCGGTTGGATCGGCGGGATATTCGCCCTGTGGATTCGCGATATGCCGTTTTCCATTTCGGCGGCCATCGGCTTCATTGCGTTATCCGGCGTGGCGGTTTTAGATGCCATGATTTTGGTCAGCTACATCCGGCAACTGCGTGCCAGAGGCATTCCGCTGGAGCAGGCTGTGGAAGATGCCGCCACAACTCGGCTGCGGCCTGTGCTTATGACCACGCTGGTTGCCAGCCTGGGCTTTATTCCCATGGCCTTCAGCACCGGCATGGGCGCGGAAGTTCAGCGGCCGCTGGCAACCGTTGTAATCGGCGGCGTAATCAGCGCCATGCTGATGTCCTTGCTAGTGCTGCGTGTGCTTTATCTGCTCTTCGATTCGCCCAGCCAAGGTGGCGGAAGACAAGACGATTTTGAAGAATTGCAACGCCTCTCGCATTCCGAGGCTTAG
- a CDS encoding ferritin-like domain-containing protein: MKLESLDNLLIHELKDLLSAEKQLVKALPKMAKGAESEALRSAIEEHLEQTKTHVDRLEKAFSLLSKSPRAEHCKGMEGLIEEGSDLLAEEGSPSVKDAALIGAAQKVEHYEIAAYGTAKALAERLGQSDVVSLLEETLNEEKETDQKLTELAESEVNAEAQAGSSK, from the coding sequence ATGAAACTTGAATCGCTCGATAATTTGCTCATTCACGAGTTGAAAGATTTGCTCAGTGCGGAAAAACAGCTCGTCAAAGCCTTGCCCAAAATGGCCAAAGGCGCGGAAAGCGAGGCCTTGCGCTCGGCAATTGAAGAACATCTGGAACAAACCAAAACGCACGTGGACCGCCTGGAAAAAGCATTCTCCCTGCTCTCGAAGTCTCCACGGGCGGAACATTGCAAAGGCATGGAAGGGTTGATTGAGGAAGGCTCAGACCTGTTGGCGGAAGAGGGTTCGCCCAGCGTGAAGGATGCGGCCTTGATCGGCGCCGCCCAGAAAGTGGAACACTATGAAATTGCGGCCTACGGAACGGCGAAGGCGCTGGCGGAACGGCTAGGGCAAAGCGACGTCGTCAGCTTGCTCGAAGAAACGTTGAACGAGGAAAAGGAAACGGACCAGAAATTGACCGAGCTGGCCGAAAGCGAAGTCAACGCGGAAGCCCAGGCCGGCAGTAGTAAATAA
- a CDS encoding RND transporter, translating into MKSLMLFGALVVICITTTGCGKYSANDVQSDTEKVSTESKSDGWWCNEHGVPEEICAQCSEKLAKEYKAKGDWCQKHDRPESQCFLCHPELEAKFAAVYEAKYGKKPPKPSAD; encoded by the coding sequence ATGAAAAGTCTCATGCTGTTCGGTGCGTTGGTAGTGATCTGTATCACGACAACTGGCTGCGGAAAGTACTCGGCCAACGATGTTCAGAGTGACACGGAAAAAGTATCGACAGAAAGCAAATCGGACGGCTGGTGGTGCAATGAGCATGGTGTGCCGGAAGAAATCTGTGCCCAATGCAGTGAAAAACTCGCCAAGGAATACAAAGCGAAAGGGGATTGGTGTCAGAAGCATGACCGGCCCGAATCGCAATGCTTCCTTTGCCATCCTGAGCTCGAAGCCAAGTTCGCGGCAGTGTACGAAGCGAAGTACGGAAAGAAGCCCCCCAAGCCGTCCGCCGATTAA